One stretch of Nicotiana tabacum cultivar K326 unplaced genomic scaffold, ASM71507v2 Un00229, whole genome shotgun sequence DNA includes these proteins:
- the LOC142179050 gene encoding lysine histidine transporter 1-like, giving the protein MVEMHEMIPGKRFDRYHELGQYAFGDKLGLWIVVPQQIIVEVSTGGKSLKKFQEILFPNAKPIKLTYFIMIFSSFQFVLSHLPNFNSISSVSFVAAILSMTYSAIAWTVSLKELGKSEREVSYGPKSEKISDNVFMFLSALGNVAFAYAGHNVVLEIQATIPSTEDAPSKKAMWKGVFTAYIIVALCYLPVAFIGYWVFGNGVDDNILLTLHRPTWLIATANIFVVAHVIGSYQGSWCNGNVTVMDYNILHNLANGGDA; this is encoded by the coding sequence ATGGTGGAGATGCATGAAATGATACCAGGCAAGAGATTCGACAGGTACCATGAGCTTGGCCAATATGCTTTTGGTGATAAACTTGGTCTCTGGATTGTTGTACCCCAACAAATTATAGTTGAAGTTAGCACTGGTGGCAAATCCTTGAAAAAATTCCAAGAAATTCTTTTCCCAAATGCCAAACCTATCAAACTCACTTACTTCATTATGATTTTCTCCTCTTTCCAATTTGTCCTCTCTCACTTGCCAAATTTCAACTCCATCTCTTCTGTCTCCTTCGTAGCGGCGATTTTGTCCATGACTTACTCTGCTATAGCATGGACTGTGTCTCTAAAGGAATTAGGAAAAAGTGAGAGAGAAGTTAGTTATGGtccaaaaagtgaaaaaatatcAGATAATGTGTTTATGTTTCTGAGTGCATTAGGAAATGTAGCATTTGCATATGCTGGACATAATGTAGTTCTTGAAATTCAAGCTACAATTCCTTCAACAGAAGATGCACCTTCAAAAAAAGCAATGTGGAAAGGTGTATTCACAGCTTATATTATTGTGGCCTTGTGTTATTTGCCAGTGGCTTTCATTGGATATTGGGTGTTTGGTAATGGAGTTGATGATAACATCTTGCTCACACTACATAGACCTACATGGCTTATTGCAACTGCTAACATTTTTGTTGTCGCTCATGTCATTGGGAGTTACCAG